The genomic segment CATCAACTAGTGATGGTTGCTGTTACATCTCCTTGGTGAAAATAGGGGAAAACGGAGTAAAATAACATTACAACCAAATTTGAATGAGTCAAAGTAGAAGTGAAAATgaagttgatttattttcagctcGTCTTGTTACTTATAAACTTAACAGAGGTTCTCAAAATGTGGAGGAGGATGGGACAAGGTGGTCATGCCAGACAAATAGAAATCAGAGTAACAAAACCAGCCCTGACTAAGCTAcctctaaaaacaaaacacagacaaaagaccTAACTTGTTATATCTAAAAAAAGAACttcacaaaaatgaatacagaggTGGCACTAACCAATAATTCTAGTGTCTCTAGACAAAAGTTAACTACATTTGTGAAAAGTGTAAAGGAAACCGCATGTCAACAGTTTAATGatgaaaatcaaatatgtatttaaaaaactcaaatattatGTCCATTTGAAGTTATCACAGatgcaaaagtttaaaaaattatcaaaaatgtaaacctaCATCATGACTGGTGGAGTCTGATGTTACAGGCCCTTCATCTGTCGAGTTGGGTGTGTCTTGCTGGGGAGCTAAATTACAACAGAgtaaagcagagagagagaaaacatgtttgaaCGTGTAATAttgatgttttatgtttccACACAAGCATATAATATCTCTGCATGATAGATAAAACAGGAAACGTGCTAACACTTTGTTTCAGACTAAGGGATTTTCTTAACAAGACACATTTACCACACAAGACTTTCCACACAAGACACATTTACACTAACACAGGTGTTTGTGGAAGTTATTTTGTTCACGTGGCAACTGAAACTATAAACACTATTCTATCTCTGGGAACAGACATGTCACAGACAAGGAATACGCACCCAAAAAATTCTCCTCTGATGAACGAGAAAGCTTTAAAACGAAATGGAACGTTCTGTATCCTTTAAATAACTGAAGTAATAaagattaatattattaattttaccAATGTATCAGCTCATTAGATCACACATGAAATTCACTCCTCACTGgtagtttttttcattttgcacacCTATTAAAATCATCTGATTACAACTGATGTTAGTGATGTATTACTAATTTGCTATGCAGCAGCTATGAGGAACTGCCCTTACGTAACTgtcttttgtgctgctgagtGCATTTCTTCCGTTGAGTATGTAACAGTCCTTCCAGCCTGATTAGGACATGTTTTGACATCTGACCTTGAGTGCAGAGCAGTGCCCCAGCCCTGGAAGTCTGAAGTCTCTGAATGGATGGTTGGAGCTAGGGACCTCTGGCTCACTACTACTGAGATTCAGTACCAAGGCATTTTACTGATggtaatattataatattggCACTATAGTGGTGTTGTTTTCTGAAGTGGATCATAAACTAACCTTTGAAAGATACACTGCATCTGCATTTGATCTGCAAAAGACATACAGAACACATACAATCTCATGGtcctttaaattttaaagtgagaaaatgtaatACCAACCCAAGTTTAGTTTGCTTTGGAGTTTCCTAATTTAAAATAAGAACTTGgcaaaatgctttttaaatatgGTGCACCATCAGACGAAGTGAATATCATAGGGATCTTAAAGTGAGGTTTCTAGTTTCCTTTTATAAAGATTCACACATTTATAAAGATTTTATCAATTAGGACACTTCcatgttttatcttttacatATATAAATTGTCACTGTCTTGGTGTGTCTTGCTGGGGAGTTAAATTAGagcaaatgaaagcaaagagacagagagagagagaacaagtaTGAACACGTGATAGGTAGAGGGTTCAGTTCATGGTGCTATAGATGATGCAGTCGCAGGCAGTGCTGTGGGTGGAGTGGTGCTGTTGCAAGCAGTAGCTGCAGCAGCTGGGGGTCTTATTTAATGGAGTAGTGGCTGATTGAGTACACTGTTGTGGGGGCCATATTGTGTCCAGCATGGGAACAGTTGGATCCTCAATGACAAAATGGCTCCAAGCGAGACTCTCCCTCTGCAACACTGTATGAGTGTGGGCCTTCTATCGCCTCTGCTGTCTTGGTCCCGTCATTCCACCTGGCAAAACCATCAACCAGATATGCCTGGAAAAATACATCACTTGCCAGggttcttgaaaaaaaaagtaatatttacatgtaaatatgttcaaaaaatgtaataaatattattCTGTTACAACATATATGGAAACCTAACAGTGTGCACTCTGTTCATGTGCAAGTGAAAATTCTCCACTGAAGCCGAACCTCTGGCACACCGGTATGTTGGAAGCAAACGTCCACCCTTTTTCAGTATCCCAGCCTGCGTATACAGCTGGAAACCTGGATGGTCCTGGAGGCAGGGAATGTGTTTGCGCTGGCCCTTCCAGAGTTCCCCCATCCTTGCAGACTTGATCAGAGGCACCAAGTGTGTTGCAGCCCCTCTCCCCATCATATGCCTCTATCAACTCCTTGAGCATGGCTTCCATCTCCCTGCTTTCCCCGACGGTCCTCCTGCAGTGAAGCAGCACCTCTGCCTTGGTGACATGGCCTGTCACATCTGCTTCTGTGGGATGCATGTGGCTCGCTTCCAGTTCCGCCCGCTTGGCTGCCCTGAGTCGCTGCAGGTCATTCTCATCCCACACAAAGATTCAGCGGGTGAGTTGGGCCAACTGGTGTGTAGAGCATATGAGTTGTTTGTGCATCCAGTGGTAAACCTCCTCACAAACTGTGAGATGTCAAACCGGATCTTCATGCTCGGCTATGCCCCAAAGATCTTGTGTAGGTCAGAGTTCCCACACGGTTGCGGTCTACATACAGGATCTCTGGTGGTGGCAACACAGCATCTTTGCAACATCTCACAAGACCGTTTGCCATTTTCATCAGGCCCCAGGCCTCACTTGCGGTGGGACAGACATGATGACGTGCCCATACACATTGCCAATGTTGGTGGCCCAGGCAGCTATAGACCTGACCCGCCAGCTTCCTCACAATCTTCTTGGTTGAATCCCTCCTGATGACCTGGCCAAAGAGTGAGGTGATGGAGGTCTTCACTTCATCCAGTCTGCTGAGGACATGCTGAACGTACACATGCATCAGTCAGTGGGGTTTTGGCACTGCAGGCATAGCTGGCGAGTCCCCCAGTGGGACTAGTGAAATCAGCCCAGAGGAGATGCCACGTCAACTCTGTAATCAGTAGGAACTGAATTTGTTTCTTAATCCAACTCTCTGCATGCTGCTTCTCCAACAGCTTTTGATGCTGGCTACTGCTGTTTCCCAAGTCTCGCTGACACATAGGCACACAACCTGCATGACGCACCCCAGCCTGTGCGTCAGCAAACATGGGAACTGGATGAGGTAGCCACTGTCTAGCTTGTGGAGGATGTTTGGCTCCAACTGATGACCTTTCTTTTGCAGCTCTTAGACACAAGATATTCGGATGCCAAGTAGTAAGAGCTGCTGACACCAACCACCTGCGTGACCCTCTGCTGTAGTGGATATGAGAGAATGAAGGAATGACTAAAGATATatagaaaaccacagtctgttAATTTTGGAGAGAATGCACGTGGAAGATTCCGATGTGTGACTTCATAACACTGGTTTAGCAGATAGCCTCTAAGTGTTGGAGTGTTGTCAGGAAACATACACCCTTCAGCCGTGACCTTAAAatcagttaccggttttaatgttgtggctgaatggtgtgtgtgtatgtgtatatgtatgtgtgtgtgtatatctatctatctatctatttcagagagagagagatatagacatatacagcgatatagatatagatagatagatatatagatagatatatataaatatatctctatatctatatgtgtgtatatctatatgtgtgtgtgtgtgtgtgtgtgtgtgtgtgtgtgtgtgtgtgtgtgtgtgtgtatacatgagGAAAActggagagagagtgtgtttgtgtaagtatttcataaaaatacatacatgctATTTCTGACTCCAGCTGTTGAGCGGCCAGCAAAAGCTTGCTGTCAGTGGCTTCCATCCCCACTGTGTCCAACAAAAGTGCTGTGGTGGATCCAGCAGGGGAAAGAAGAGGAACAGCTGAAGaagaatgaaatcaaaatacattaaaaatatcaaaacatctACAACTCAGTGTTACACAAAATCCGTTCTGTAGTTGCATACTTACATGGCTGAAACTTTTGTGGCAAAAACAGCCTCCTGACAGACCTGTCTAGGGTTTGCTGAGACTAGCCGTTGCCTGTCATAGTGAGCGCAGGGAGGATATAGGCTCTGAGAATAGCTGCGAGGACGTGGAGAGTTGTGAGGAGGTGGCAGCTCGCAGAGAGGCTAAAGGTTGTGATGACATGGAGGGTTGTGTGGAGGTGGCAGTAGTGGCAGTGGCAGGTTGCCTCTGGCTTCAGTCGAAATCCCCCACCACTGTTATAAAGCTGCTTTAAATTAGGTTTTATTATgtcaaatggggaaaaaatgaaatgcattctTTGTACTGCACTCCTTTATATGGGTTAAAATCGGCAAATGGGCCCCAGACCCCCTCAGGGCCCCACAAACCTCTGATTAACTGCACAGTAAGTGTTTTTTAGTAATTAGCTGAGTATTTGTTAGAGAATTTTGTGGACACGTTTTGTAGAGAACTATTATTCCAACACAGAAATACTTTTTGCAGTGAACTTAATGGGAACTTGGAGGCGACAGGGTACAAACTGTACACATTTCACAGAGGGCAGTAGGTGGGTGACAGTAGGTCGCCCCGAGagaagcaaaaaattaaaaaacaccagCAAAGCAAGACAATGAAGTGAAAGCTGGACAGAGCTGTAAAGCGGCGCGCCGATGCCCATGGTGGAAATttactaagtacatttattctaCATGAGTTGAATTTTGAGGTACATGTATTTTACTatatatttctactccactacttcatttcaaagggaaatgttTTACGTTCAACTCAGATAAATACATCTGATAGCAATGGTTACTTTACTTtgcagatgaagattttacatagaaaacacaCCATCGGCTTCTAGAATATGATGCACTGTTACAGATCAAACTACCCAAACGGTATAATACTGTAGACAAAATGAGCTCCACCCCGACAAGCCTATTGCATGCTAAAagatcagtaataataataataatgataatccagtatgattattattgataataataataatatagctATTTGATGGGGACATTCTGCTTAATAAGTTTCACTTTTGATGCATTCAGTTTGATGATAATGCCTTGGTACTTTTTCCTAGAGTAGCTAACAATTTGAATTTTCCTTTTAGTTACAGTGTGATATTGCTatttacactgaaataaatcGTCCGAGTAGTTTTCCACTACTTACTGATCCTCACCTTGAGCAGTGGGAGTCGTTTGATTCGATGTTCAAGTGATACAACTGCTCTcatttaatgataataacaaaatGATCCTCCataatttccccttttttgtttcCCTATGCTTTCGTCGGTGGACATTTTGTGAGCACATGCGCGCACCTCTGGGACCCTTCATGGGGCCACCCGTGAGCTCTCAAACTGAATGCCAATACTGGCGACTTGACTGTCTTCGCGGGTGTCAAGCGTGGGTCCCCCTTCACAAACCTGCGTGACGATAACACGCTTTCACACGACTCCCGGTAAGGAGGAGAGGCGAAGGGCGGACTGCCGCCACGCTCTGTACGTGCGCCGATGTGACGTCGGGAGAGATGCTTCTGCCCATGCTCGGGAGGACAGGGCGAGATCGGCCCGACCGCAGCTGGTGGAGGTGTTGTAGTGATGTAATGTTGCCCGTTTGGTGACTACGGATGGCTGTTTGTGCCAGGCTCTGCGGAGTGGGTCAGTCGCGAAGGTGCCGGAGGCGACAGCGGCATAACCAGCCGGGTCAGGGCAGCGATTCCGACATGGACGAGGAGGAAGGGGAGCGGATCGTGGGCCAGAGGCAAGGCGACGTCGGCCCGGGGAGCGGCGTCGCCACTGCAGGGCCGAGTGACGCTTGTGAATATGGCAGCGGCCATGTCAACAGAGGAGGCTCTCTGAATCGCACAAGCACGGGACCTCCGCACCCGCAATCGGTGGCGGAATTGCCGCCAGAGCTTCTGGTGGAGATATTCTCCCTGCTTCCCGGAACGGCGCTGCCAAGTGTGGCCCTCGTCTGCAGAAAATTCAGACAAATCCTCAACACTGAAACCATCTGGAGAAGGCGGTGCATTAGAGGTGAACGTGAGCGATTACTGGACGTAGCAATAATTTACACCTTATCAGCTTAGGTTGCTAAATAAAGCGCCGAGTCACGTGTTAATATCAGGTGTGTAATGGGATTCGTTCTTGTCGACAGGTTATTTCTGTCGGGCTCGGTGTCAGCAGCTCTGGCTCCTCGGAAAGGTTTCCCCCTAGAAGCGTTTCTATCGATCGGTGGGGGAAACGTGAAGGACATGAACCCAACTCGATGTGCCGTTAGTCGccactggaaaaataaatagagCAACGCCTCTAACTGACATTAGGCCCATGTCAGCCATTCGGTTGAGATGATATGACTGTTGATGCAGGGCCGGCCTCATCCTTTTGAGGGGGGCCATGAGCATTACTGtcacccccaccacccccaccaccccatGTTGCTAGCCAGGAGCCTGCGCGATGGCAAAAGTCGAACAAACGTGTCTCGTAACATGCACATAATCGGGAGAGGCCCCGATTCCCTCCTAGCTCACTGCTCATGCTTTGAGAGCCATGTCAAGCAGTGCTGTTTAAACAAGTAGTCAATTGAGCAAAAGATAAATTAAGTTCTTATCAACCAATGGACGGTAGAACAGTGCTGGgcaatagaaaataaaactttctatTGTGGCATGTGTAATTTTAtatcaggataaaaaaaaatttcaggcCATGAATGTAAAATCATGCGCATTGGATCtttgtttggttattttatcCATTATTGCTACAAAGCAGCTCTGCTTATTGATGTGCAACATTGCCCTCATTGGCCTAATACACCCAGATTTGGATAAAAGTTCTATATAAATGCTGTCATTTACCCAGGGATGTTAAAGGGGGAAACAGTACATATACTGTTGTATTGCCCAACCTTACTTCttttatcaaattaaaacacCAAACCTTTTCCTCGCTCCAGCTCATAATAGTTGTGACCTGAGGAATGTTGTGTACCGAGACGTTCTGCAACAACCAGTGTAACCGGCATTTACAGCGAGCTGGGTAGCCACTTTTGATGAAGTCACGAAATCCAAGAAAAAGTAACttgttattctttatttaaatccGGGAAAACACTTGGAAGGAAAGCTCCGATTTGAAGCGTCACTGAGATACAAGAAAGCAAAGTACAGTAAAGACAGCAAGCAGGAAAAACTGGTATCAGAGTTAAAGAGACAGGACTCATAGAAACAAGGCAGTTACATAGGGAAAGGAACAATTAATATCAATTTAATAGGGACTATTAccacttctactactactattaataAGTACCAGTCAAAACCGCAGCttacaaaaacattcatttatattAATGACAAAAACTGAGAATTATTCAGGAGAcctaacattttaattttctttttttgggttCTTGTGTTGGCAGCTGGGGCCCTTACCAGCTGCTTAGTTCACTTGTGCCTCTGGCAAGCCTTCTGTTTAAAGAAATCTTGTGAGGCACTGTGTAGCTGACGTTGCCCTGTCTGCTGACTAGAATTTAAGTTTGGATTTTATGCCACAATGGTTCACATTATGTATTAGATAAATATGGAGATTATTGACTACACTGTTTAAAAACCTGAATTATTGTATAACCATTTCCATTATCACTAATACTGATACAGATACTTGGCATGCATAGCCCTAATGAATTTCAACttaatgtgttttctctctgcagagtTTGGAATGATGGAGGATCTGAGGAAGATTGAAGTGGTAGGAGTCTCTAGCCGGGAACTCTATGTTAAACGTGAGTTTGACTGCCATGTCAGACCCTCATGTCAACCATTAATTGATCCACTGAAGTAATTGGTTCCCTCCTACTCCATCATGTCATTCAGCGTTTCAACCTTACATTTTCTTGTGCACATATGGGGGGTAGGTGTCCACATAGATCTCCCTAATGTTGACTATGATTTGCTGCAGATGGGAAACAGCAGTTGCTTTTTTTGATAAGAATGTGGGTTCTCTGTCCCACTTGAACTCACACTGTCTATGGtacaactttttaaaacttttttttttttttccatctgttcctCCTCTTTTATCAGCAGAGATGTGGAgcttattttgcattttgaaatacCAGCTGCTACAAAAACATACCATGCATAGAGGTGGTACCTGTTGGCTTTTTTTGAATAGATTATTTTGGCACATTACTGAATTCATTCATTCGTGAGTGCTGCGTTGGACTGAGCCTACCTTGGTCCATGGTTGCTCTACACATTCCTGTGCTGTGCCTGTCCAGGTGTCAACCCACGGGTGAAGTCTGGGCGCTTTATGAAGCTCCTCCCGGACTACGAGCACATGGACTATAGAGACGtgtacacacactgtatgtacacgGACCTCGACATTGATGGCTGCTGCATgaggggttgtgtgtgtgtgtgtgtgtgggactcaTTGATTCAATTTGTAAGCAAAGAGTTGCCGCAGTGTTATGCACCCTGCACCAACAGTAAATTTGTTAATAATTCTCCTCTGCAGTATTTGCTTTCATATTAAGTGTGAAATGGGAGGCTGAATAATTTGGTGTGCCGTGTGTACTGCATAGAAACCTGGCTGGCAGGAACGTGGTCAGTTTACACGTCGTCTTCTTTTTGGGTTCACATCTCATAGACTCTATCCTGAcagacattaaagaaaaaaaaaagttctgtctGTGGATTTTAACATCTCCGTTTGTGCATTTAACCTCGCACAGTCTAGCTTGTAGTAAAACAATGGTGTATCACTGTATAAACTGACTTATGGTttgattttgtgcttttgtgttgcAGTGCTTCACCCTTACAGACATATCTTGGGCTTATGGCAGCCTGATATAGGCCCTTATGGTGGATTGCTCAACGTTGTGGTAAGTAGTATTTCTCAGTCAAGACATTTGCATGAAGATGGAGAACAGTGACTACAATTTACAGTGACATGGTTATCATTTATGATGCAGCAGTATTCAACAGCTGTTGCTTTGGCAGTAAGCCTAAGATAATGTAGGATCATTTCGATGGctgatattatatattaaaagtatttttcatACAGGTGGATGGGCTGTTCATCATTGGATGGATGTATTTGCCACCTCATGACCCCCGTGTGGAGGATCCCATGAGAAGACGGCCGCTCTTCCGTATCCACATGTGGGAGACCAAAAAGGCCACTGTAGAGTGTATGTATGGACACAAGGGTCCCCACAAAGGAGACATACAGGTGAGGGCTTGCACAGCACAAAAGCTTCTCTGTGCACCAAAGAAATGAGTTTGACAGAATTTGAAGTATATCTTCTTGAGACAGATAACTGATTCTACTTTTATTTGAGGTTAATAGCTTATGAAAGAAGGCCATCCTCTAATATGTGCCAGATTCTGTTATTTTTAGACCGTCAAGAAGGATGaattttcaacaaaatgtaaCCAGACTGATCATCACCGCATGCCCGGAGGCCGACAGGAGGTGGGTCAAATCAGGGATCTGTAACTATCTGAAACCTGTTGATAGCGTTTCATGTTTGTATACAACGTATAGTAGTTTTGATAATGTTGTACTTCaaagactgttgtgtgtgtgtgtgtgtgtgtgtgtgtgtgtgtgtgtgtgtgtgtgtgtgtgtgtgtgtgtgtgtgtgtgtgtgtgtgtgtgtgtgtgtgtgtgtgtgtgtgtgtaggagttCAGGACATGGTTGGAGGAAGAATGGGGCCGGACACTGGAGGAAATCTTCCATGAGCACATGCAGGAGCTCATCCTGATGAAGTTCATTTATACTAGTCAATATGAGTATGAGTCTTTTCCTTACATCACTGTATCTGTAATCAAATGTCAGTTAGTTGAATGCCCTCAGTAGCTCTTATAGGTTAAATAATAGATTTCAAATTCAAGATTCAGTTTAAGTATCATTATGCAAGACTGCAAGAATGTATAACAAAATTACAGATGTAGTCCCTTTTATGCTACTCACAAAAAACATAAGTTatataaattaatgaataaataatcaagtCATAAAACTATTTAAACAATTTTCCTGATTTCAGTAGTCTCACAGCCTGAGAAAAGAAACCCCCAGGAACCTTAAACTGTTCACCTGCTCCACCTCAACTCCACTGATATAGAAAGGGGTGTTTGTCTTTGCCtccttttttctaaaattaacaCCTCCTTGGTGTTATTGACACTGAGAAGTATGTTGTTCTCTTCGTACCCCTCTGCAAGATCGTTGATTTCTTCCCGATATGAATTTTCATCATTGTTTGTAGTCCGGCCAATGACGGTGGTGTCGTCCACAAACCGCACAGTAGAGTTCTCTCAATGTGTGGGAATACAGTCATGGGTGTACAGTGTGAAGAGGATGGGGCTTAGCACACAACCCTGAAGGGCTCCAGTGTTGAGCACTAGAGTGGAGGAGTTGTGATTACCAGTCCAAACTGTCTGGGGTCTGTTTGTGAGGAAGTCCAATATCCAATCGCAGAGTGTGGAACTCAAGCCTTATGCTGAGTTTGCAAATCAGTTTCATGCAGGAGATTGTACTAAATGCTGAGCTGAAATCAACAAACAATCTTCACATACCTTGAAAATAACAACACCTACATCAGAATGCTGTGTGGAGGGCAGTGGAGGTGGCATCGTCTGTGGATCTGTTGGTTCTGAATGCAAACTGGTGAAGGTCCAGGCTGGCTGGGATATTATCAGGCCCAGCAGCTTTACTCATATTCACTGTCAGTGGGATTCTTCTCACATCTCCTGTGGATACTGACAGTGGTAGGTCCTCTGGAGGTGGAGTAGACTTTTCAGCTGTCTCTTTTTTGAGGAGAACAAAGCAAGCATAAAATGTATTAAGCTCATCTGGTTACGTGGCCTCACACATGGTTGGGGCACTCCTGCTTTTGAAGCCTGTGGTGTTCAGATCGCCTGCCACATATCCTGGGTGTTGTTGGTGTTGACAATTCTCTCCATTCTCTGCTGATGTCAGCGCTTTGCCTCCCCGATGCCAAGTTTCATTCCTGCTCTGGCAGTGTTGAATGCTTCTTTGTCACCTGAccagcaggcagcttttttgGCACAGGATAGAGCAGTCACCTCTCAATTAATCCAGGCTTTCTGGTTTGGGAAtgattttattgtctttgtgaTCACCACATCATTAACACATTTGGTGATGTGTGATGTCACTGATAATGTATATTCCTCAAGATTGATGTGGTCCTCCTGGGTGGCAGCATCTCTCAACATGTGCCAGTCTGTGCACTCAAAATAGTCCTGTAGAGCTGCTTTTGCTCCATCTGCCCACACTTTAAGGGTTTGTACTGATGGTTTGACCCTTTTTATCAGCTGGGAGTAATTTGGCAGGAGAAGCAGGGAAATATGGTCTGATAGACTTAAATGAGGACGGGTGGAGGGCTTTGTAGCAGCCAGGAATGTTCGTATAAACATCGTCCAGGTTATTTCTTCCTTGGGTGGGGATGTGGACATGTTGGTGGATTTTAGGTAAAACAGTTCTGAGGTCTGTTTGATTAAAATCacagttaatataaaaataccatCCAGTTGTTTTGTCACGTAACTGCTGATGAACCCATACAATTCCTGGAgtacattttttgaatttgcatcTCGAGGAATGTAAACAGCAGTAACAAACACTGGTGAATTCTCTGGTCAAATAATCCGGTTGAGAtcttaacattaaaaactcaaaatctgCGAAACACTGTCCATCCACTTTGACTGCATTTGAGCACCAAACATCAGTGATGTAAACAGAGAGTCCGCCACCtcaataatgacaaaaatggCTTTTTATCTGAAGAGATGGTTCTGATTTCTCTTGTGGATG from the Xiphias gladius isolate SHS-SW01 ecotype Sanya breed wild chromosome 8, ASM1685928v1, whole genome shotgun sequence genome contains:
- the fbxo31 gene encoding F-box only protein 31 isoform X4, which codes for MAVCARLCGVGQSRRCRRRQRHNQPGQGSDSDMDEEEGERIVGQRQGDVGPGSGVATAGPSDACEYGSGHVNRGGSLNRTSTGPPHPQSVAELPPELLVEIFSLLPGTALPSVALVCRKFRQILNTETIWRRRCIREFGMMEDLRKIEVVGVSSRELYVKLLHPYRHILGLWQPDIGPYGGLLNVVVDGLFIIGWMYLPPHDPRVEDPMRRRPLFRIHMWETKKATVECMYGHKGPHKGDIQTVKKDEFSTKCNQTDHHRMPGGRQEEFRTWLEEEWGRTLEEIFHEHMQELILMKFIYTSQYDNCLTYRRIYLPPTMPSDLLQPGLFKGTYGSHGLEIVMLSFHGTSARATKLTGDPNVPAGQLTLDVDLSRPVVLPDLEHQRKIEELSRVVLGIHEEVKREVEQQAKGTSATVNGAAEGACGGASGVEGAEVDHGACSDSCQPGPSSSTNPPEAQPFVLPLGVMARNEVYPRTCRKCFYGTGLIAGHGFTSPERTPGLFVLFDEDRFGFIWLELKSFSLYSRLTDHLAHAHAPNMERFEAMLHNMQSWTS
- the fbxo31 gene encoding F-box only protein 31 isoform X3; the protein is MAVCARLCGVGQSRRCRRRQRHNQPGQGSDSDMDEEEGERIVGQRQGDVGPGSGVATAGPSDACEYGSGHVNRGGSLNRTSTGPPHPQSVAELPPELLVEIFSLLPGTALPSVALVCRKFRQILNTETIWRRRCIREFGMMEDLRKIEVVGVSSRELYVKLLHPYRHILGLWQPDIGPYGGLLNVVVDGLFIIGWMYLPPHDPRVEDPMRRRPLFRIHMWETKKATVECMYGHKGPHKGDIQTVKKDEFSTKCNQTDHHRMPGGRQEEFRTWLEEEWGRTLEEIFHEHMQELILMKFIYTSQYDNCLTYRRIYLPPTMPSDLLQPGLFKGTYGSHGLEIVMLSFHGTSARATKLTGDPNVPAGQLTLDVDLSRPVVLPDLEHQRKIEELSRVVLGIHEEVKREVEQQAKGTSATVNGAAEGACGGASGVEGAEVDHGACSDSCQPGPSSSTNPPEAQPFVLPLGVMARNEVYPRTCRKCFKNDKKKEMGPKEEFGQPACFYGTGLIAGHGFTSPERTPGLFVLFDEDRFGFIWLELKSFSLYSRLTDHLAHAHAPNMERFEAMLHNMQSWTS
- the fbxo31 gene encoding F-box only protein 31 isoform X1, with amino-acid sequence MAVCARLCGVGQSRRCRRRQRHNQPGQGSDSDMDEEEGERIVGQRQGDVGPGSGVATAGPSDACEYGSGHVNRGGSLNRTSTGPPHPQSVAELPPELLVEIFSLLPGTALPSVALVCRKFRQILNTETIWRRRCIREFGMMEDLRKIEVVGVSSRELYVKRVNPRVKSGRFMKLLPDYEHMDYRDVYTHLLHPYRHILGLWQPDIGPYGGLLNVVVDGLFIIGWMYLPPHDPRVEDPMRRRPLFRIHMWETKKATVECMYGHKGPHKGDIQTVKKDEFSTKCNQTDHHRMPGGRQEEFRTWLEEEWGRTLEEIFHEHMQELILMKFIYTSQYDNCLTYRRIYLPPTMPSDLLQPGLFKGTYGSHGLEIVMLSFHGTSARATKLTGDPNVPAGQLTLDVDLSRPVVLPDLEHQRKIEELSRVVLGIHEEVKREVEQQAKGTSATVNGAAEGACGGASGVEGAEVDHGACSDSCQPGPSSSTNPPEAQPFVLPLGVMARNEVYPRTCRKCFKNDKKKEMGPKEEFGQPACFYGTGLIAGHGFTSPERTPGLFVLFDEDRFGFIWLELKSFSLYSRLTDHLAHAHAPNMERFEAMLHNMQSWTS
- the fbxo31 gene encoding F-box only protein 31 isoform X2, encoding MAVCARLCGVGQSRRCRRRQRHNQPGQGSDSDMDEEEGERIVGQRQGDVGPGSGVATAGPSDACEYGSGHVNRGGSLNRTSTGPPHPQSVAELPPELLVEIFSLLPGTALPSVALVCRKFRQILNTETIWRRRCIREFGMMEDLRKIEVVGVSSRELYVKRVNPRVKSGRFMKLLPDYEHMDYRDVYTHLLHPYRHILGLWQPDIGPYGGLLNVVVDGLFIIGWMYLPPHDPRVEDPMRRRPLFRIHMWETKKATVECMYGHKGPHKGDIQTVKKDEFSTKCNQTDHHRMPGGRQEEFRTWLEEEWGRTLEEIFHEHMQELILMKFIYTSQYDNCLTYRRIYLPPTMPSDLLQPGLFKGTYGSHGLEIVMLSFHGTSARATKLTGDPNVPAGQLTLDVDLSRPVVLPDLEHQRKIEELSRVVLGIHEEVKREVEQQAKGTSATVNGAAEGACGGASGVEGAEVDHGACSDSCQPGPSSSTNPPEAQPFVLPLGVMARNEVYPRTCRKCFYGTGLIAGHGFTSPERTPGLFVLFDEDRFGFIWLELKSFSLYSRLTDHLAHAHAPNMERFEAMLHNMQSWTS